Below is a window of Candidatus Viadribacter manganicus DNA.
ACGTTCCGATCGCGATCACTGCGTTCACACAAGAAGACCTTGAGCGCACTGCAGCCGTCGGCATCCAGGATGTCGCCAGCCGCGCGCCGGGCGTCACGCTCACGCAATTCAACATTGGCGAACCACAGCTTTACATCCGCGGCGTCGGCACCACGAGCGACTCCGCCGCAAGCGATCCTTCGATCGGCATATCAATCGACGAAGTCTCGATCGGCCGCGCGGGCGCCAGCTCCCTCGCCTTCCTCGATGTCAATCGCGTTGAAATTCTGCGCGGCCCGCAAGGCACGCTCTACGGCCGCAACGCTTCAGGCGGCGCGCTCAACGTCTACACCAACGCCCCGACGTTCGACACAGGCGGTCACCTCAGCGTGCGCGCCGGCAGCTTCGACATGTACGGCGCCGAAGGCGTCTTCAATCTCGGCCTCGGCGAAAACTCCGCCGCTCGCTTTGCCGCGCAATACAGCACCAATGACGGCTACGCCGAATACGCGCCGACCGGCCAAAGCCTCGAAGGCGGCACGCAATGGGGCGCACGCGCGCAACTGCTCACGGAGGCAGGCGATTGGTCGTTCCTCGCGGGCATCGACTACTCAAACGAAGATATGGACGGGCACGCGCGGATCCCGGTGACGACCGCCGCCACGAACCCTGGCTTCACGGCGCTGATCAACGGCCTGCGCACTGGCCTCGATATTCGTCAGAGCTTCTCGTCGCCGGACAATTACCAGCAACGTGAGAACTACGGTGTCACCTTCCGCGCCGAGCGCGAAGGCCAAGCCTTCAACTTCGTGTCGCTGACCTCCTATCGCAACAACGACTATTCGTGGCGCGACAACCTCGGCGGCTTGCCGTTCCCGGGGTTCCCGCTCGCCGTCGATGACCGCGCGTCGGAAGCGTCCGATCAGATCAGCCAAGAATTCCGAATCGTCTCGCCGGATTCGTCGGCGATCAATTGGGTTGCAGGCGTCTACTTCATGCAGGAAAACGTCGAGCGCGATGAACGTTTCATCGTCCAGGCCGCACTGCCGATCGCGCCGCCTAGCTTCGGCGGCGACACCTCGTTCCTCCAAGACGCGACCAACACCAGCTACGCAGCGTTCGGTCAGATGACCATTCCGTTCGCTGAGGTGTTCGAGTTCACGGCCGGCGTTCGCTGGACGCACGACGATCGCGAGATCCACCAGATCGCGCTCGACAACGACGTCGGCGGCCTCCCGCCGGTCGGCATTCCGCTCGGCCCGACGGGTTCGCCATATAATGTCACGGCGGACGAAAGCTTCGAAGAGCCGACCTGGCGTCTCGCGCTTTCGGTTGAGCCGGTCGATCAGGCCCGCTTCTACGTCAGCTACGATCGCGGCTACAAAGCCGGCTCGTTCGTCAGCGGTGCGCAAAACGCACTGCAGGCAGGCACGCCGATCCGCAGCGAAATCCTCGACAACTACGCCGTCGGCATGAAGACGACCTGGATGGACGGACGTTTCCGGTTCAACGCAGAAGCCTTCCTGCTCGATTACAGCGATCTGCAGGTCTACGAACTTCTCGGCCTCAACCTCGCGACCTCGAACGCAGACGCACAATCGTCGGGCATCGAAATCGAGACCGCGTTCGCTCTGAACGAGAACATCACGATCGGCGGCTCGTATACGCGCCTGCAAGCCCAATACACCTCGAACGCGACGTCAACGGTCGGCACGTTGCTCTATGACGGCCACACGCTGCCACGCTCGCCAGAACACCAGTATAACGCATTCGTCGATGGCGAATGGGATCTCTGGGGCGGAGCGTTCGCGGCGCGCGTCAACTATCAATGGGCGGACGAATTCTACTTCGACCCGTCGAACAACCCGGAAGTTCTCGAAGATGCGCACGGCCTCCTCGGCGCGTTCGCCTCATGGGAATCGCCAAGCGGGCTCACGGTCGCCGTCTACGGCAAGAACCTCACCGACGAAGACTATCGCCTGCACGTCATCAAGAACGTCGGCATCGGCTTCTCAGTGTTCGGACCGCCACAGGAGTTCGGCGTGTCACTCACGCAACGCTTCTAAGACGCGACGTGTTCTCTCCTCGCAACGACTTGCGGGCGCTTCTCAGGGAGCGCCCGCTTTTCTTTGTGGGTTCA
It encodes the following:
- a CDS encoding TonB-dependent receptor is translated as MATHKRLSIFGASLAVIAAATSIGAAPAFAQDQDGASLEEIVITAQRREESLQDVPIAITAFTQEDLERTAAVGIQDVASRAPGVTLTQFNIGEPQLYIRGVGTTSDSAASDPSIGISIDEVSIGRAGASSLAFLDVNRVEILRGPQGTLYGRNASGGALNVYTNAPTFDTGGHLSVRAGSFDMYGAEGVFNLGLGENSAARFAAQYSTNDGYAEYAPTGQSLEGGTQWGARAQLLTEAGDWSFLAGIDYSNEDMDGHARIPVTTAATNPGFTALINGLRTGLDIRQSFSSPDNYQQRENYGVTFRAEREGQAFNFVSLTSYRNNDYSWRDNLGGLPFPGFPLAVDDRASEASDQISQEFRIVSPDSSAINWVAGVYFMQENVERDERFIVQAALPIAPPSFGGDTSFLQDATNTSYAAFGQMTIPFAEVFEFTAGVRWTHDDREIHQIALDNDVGGLPPVGIPLGPTGSPYNVTADESFEEPTWRLALSVEPVDQARFYVSYDRGYKAGSFVSGAQNALQAGTPIRSEILDNYAVGMKTTWMDGRFRFNAEAFLLDYSDLQVYELLGLNLATSNADAQSSGIEIETAFALNENITIGGSYTRLQAQYTSNATSTVGTLLYDGHTLPRSPEHQYNAFVDGEWDLWGGAFAARVNYQWADEFYFDPSNNPEVLEDAHGLLGAFASWESPSGLTVAVYGKNLTDEDYRLHVIKNVGIGFSVFGPPQEFGVSLTQRF